A genome region from Salvia splendens isolate huo1 chromosome 19, SspV2, whole genome shotgun sequence includes the following:
- the LOC121780059 gene encoding putative transcription elongation factor SPT5 homolog 1, with the protein MPRRRDDYEDDADDDDEFDGVDEEDDEADGYSDGGKVKRKRNASDFIDDDAEEDDEEEDDDDDEDYGGGGGGGRRRGGGGGGGGKRHKGGASNFFDLEAQVDSDEEEEEEEGDDDFIDPGADIPDEDERRIHRRPLLPREDEQEDVEEIERRIQERYARSLNVEYDEEATDVEQQALLPSIRDPKLWMVKCAIGREREVAVCLMQKCIDRGSELQIKSAVALDHLKNYIYIEADKEAHVKEAIKGMRNIFTGKIMLVPIKEMTDVLSVESKAIDISRDTWVRMKIGTYKGDLAKVVDVDNVRLRATVKVIPRIDLQALSNKLEGREVPKKKAFTPPARFMNIDEARELHIRVERRRDPATGDYFEKIEGMLFKDGFLYKNVSLKSLSTQNVQPTFDELEKFRQPGETGDGDMSGLSTLFANRKKGHFMKGDRVIVVKGDLRNLKGWVEKVEEDTVHIKPNEKGLPKTLAISDKELCKYFEPGNHVKVVSGATEGATGMVVSVEGHVVNLVSDTTKELIRVFADNVVESSEVTSGVTRIGDYELHDLVLLDDNSFGVIIRVESEALQVLKGVPERPDVALVRLREIKYKVDKKIFAKDRYKNTLSAKDIVKILDGPCRGKQGPVEHIYKGVLFIYDRHHLEHAGFICVKSESCMMVGGSRANGDRNGNSLTSRFSHLRTPPLVPPSPMRTPRGGHGGRNNFGGRGGGRGHDALIGATVKIRLGHYKGCKGRVKDVKGSTVRIELESQMKVVAVDRSQISDNVNVTPSKETSRYGMGSETPMHPSRTPLHPYMTPMRDSGVTPYHDGMRTPMRDRAWNPYTPMSPPRDNWEDGNPGSWGTSPQYQPGSPPSRAYEAPTPGSGWTNTPSNNYNEAGTPRDSGSAYANAPSPYLPSTPGGQPPMTPSSAYLPGTPGGQPMTPGSGGLDTMSPVVGADNEWPWFLPDILVNVRRPGDDTTPGVIREVLLDGSSKIALGSSGSGDMVTALPNEIEVVPPRKMDKIKIMGGAHRGATGKLIGIDGTDGIVKVDDTLDVKILDMVTLAKLVQA; encoded by the exons aggaggaggagggaagCGCCATAAGGGGGGAGCCTCCAATTTTTTTGATTTGGAAGCGCAGGTTGATTccgatgaggaagaggaggaagaggaaggggatGACG ATTTCATTGATCCGGGAGCTGATATACCTGATGAGGATGAAAGACGAATCCATCGCCGTCCGCTGCTTCCACGTGAGGATGAGCAAGAGGATGTTGAGGAGATTGAGAGAAGAATTCAGGAAAGATATGCAAGGAGCCTTAATGTTGAATATGACGAGGAGGCAACAGATGTAGAACAGCAAGCTCTACTGCCTTCTATTAGGGATCCCAAATTATGGATGGTGAAATGTGCG ATTGGTCGTGAAAGAGAGGTGGCTGTTTGCCTTATGCAGAAGTGCATTGATAGAGGATCTGAATTGCAAATAAAATCTGCTGTAGCACTTGATCatctaaaaaattatatatacataGAGGCAGATAAAGAGGCACATGTGAAGGAG GCTATTAAGGGTATGCGTAATATATTTACCGGTAAAATAATGCTAGTCCCAATCAAGGAGATGACTGATGTTCTATCGGTGGAAAGCAAAGCAATTGACATTTCTAGGGATACCTGGGTCAGAATGAAGATTGGTACATATAAAGGGGATCTTGCAAAG GTTGTTGATGTGGACAATGTGCGGCTGAGAGCGACTGTGAAAGTAATTCCTAGAATTGATTTGCAGGCCTTGTCTAACAAATTG GAAGGGAGGGAAGTCCCCAAGAAGAAGGCATTTACTCCCCCTGCACGGTTTATGAACATTGATGAAGCTAG AGAGCTGCATATACGAGTGGAACGTAGACGAGATCCAGCTACTGGtgattattttgaaaaaattgaagGGATGCTGTTCAAGGATGGTTTCTTGTATAAAAATGTCTCGTTAAAATCACTCAGCACTCAGAATGTGCAACCAACCTTTGATGAACTTGAAAAATTTAGGCAACCCGGTGAAACTGGGGATGGGGACATGTCAGGTTTGTCCACACTCTTTGCAAACAGAAAGAAAGGTCATTTTATGAAGGGTGATAGGGTTATAGTTGTCAAGGGAGATCTTAGAAATCTGAAAGGATGGGTGGAGAAAGTTGAGGAAGATACTGTGCATATTAAACCAAATGAAAAGGGCCTTCCA aaaactcttgctattagCGACAAAGAGCTTTGCAAGTACTTTGAACCTGGGAATCATGTAAAGGTTGTGTCTGGTGCTACAGAGGGTGCAACTGGTATGGTGGTTTCAGTTGAAGGCCATGTGGTGAACTTGGTCTCAGACACAACTAAGGAACTT ATCCGTGTCTTTGCGGACAATGTTGTGGAGAGCTCTGAAGTAACGTCCGGCGTAACTAGGATTGGTGATTACGAGCTTCATGACCTTGTGCTGCTCGA TGATAATAGTTTTGGTGTGATTATACGAGTTGAGAGTGAAGCTTTACAG GTTCTTAAGGGTGTTCCAGAGAGACCTGATGTTGCTCTTGTGAGGTTAAGAGAGATTAAATACAAGGTTGACAAGAAGATTTTTGCTAAAGATCGGTACAAGAATACATTGTCTGCGAAAGACATTGTTAAAATTCTTGATGGTCCGTGTAGG GGGAAACAAGGTCCAGTTGAACATATCTACAAAGGAGTTTTGTTTATATATGATCGGCATCACCTTGAGCATGCTGGCTTTATTTGCGTAAAATCTGAGTCTTGTATGATGGTTGGTGGATCACGGGCGAATGGTGATAGGAAT GGTAATTCCTTGACATCAAGATTTTCCCATCTGAGAACCCCACCACTTGTTCCCCCCTCTCCCATGAGAACACCTAGAGGTGGTCATGGTGGCCGTAACAATT ttggaggaagaggTGGTGGAAGAGGTCATGATGCTTTAATCGGAGCCACAGTGAAAATTCGTCTTGGCCATTACAAAGGTTGCAAGGGGCGTGTTAAAGATGTCAAAGGTTCCACAGTTCGGATTGAATTGGAATCGCAGATGAAGGTTGTTGCAG TTGATCGTAGTCAAATTTCAGATAATGTCAATGTTACGCCATCCAA GGAAACCTCCAGATATGGTATGGGAAGTGAGACCCCGATGCATCCTTCTCGTACTCCTCTGCATCCGTATATGACTCCCATGAGGGACTCCGGAG TAACTCCTTACCATGACGGTATGAGGACACCTATGCGTGACCGAGCATGGAATCCATATACACCGATGAGTCCACCAAG GGACAACTGGGAAGATGGAAATCCTGGTTCTTGGGGCACAAGTCCACAATATCAG CCAGGAAGTCCTCCTTCACGAGCATATGAAGCACCTACACCTGGTTCTGGTTGGACAAATACCCCAAGTAACAATTACAATGAGGCAGGCACACCGAGAGATAGCGGCTCTGCTTATG CAAATGCTCCAAGTCCATACTTGCCCTCTACTCCTGGTGGGCAACCTCCGATGACACCAAGTTCTGCATATTTACCAGGGACACCTGGTGGGCAACCGATGACACCTGGAAGTGGTGGCCTGGATACGATGTCACCTGTTGTAG GTGCAGACAATGAATGGCCTTGGTTCCTGCCTGATATTTTGGTCAACGTTCGTAGGCCTGGTGATGACACTACTCCAGGAGTTATAAGAGAAGTGCTCCTG GATGGCTCGTCTAAGATAGCTCTTGGATCAAGCGGTAGTGGTGACATGGTGACTGCCCTTCCCAACGAAATTGAGGTAGTGCCACCAAGGAAGATGGACAAGATTAAGATCATGGGAGGTGCACACCGTGGGGCCACTGGGAAGCTTATTGGCATTGATGGAACTGATGGAATTGTGAAAGTTGACGACACACTGGACGTCAAGATCTTAGATATGGTAACATTGGCGAAACTAGTTCAAGCGTGA